The following are encoded together in the Choloepus didactylus isolate mChoDid1 chromosome 7, mChoDid1.pri, whole genome shotgun sequence genome:
- the LOC119539098 gene encoding histone H2B type 1-C/E/F/G/I: MPEPAKSAPAPKKGSKKAVTKAQKKDGKKRKRSRKESYSVYVYKVLKQVHPDTGISSKAMGIMNSFVNDIFERIAGEASRLAHYNKRSTITSREIQTAVRLLLPGELAKHAVSEGTKAVTKYTSSK, encoded by the coding sequence ATGCCAGAACCAGCTAAATCGGCCCCGGCCCCTAAAAAGGGCTCCAAGAAGGCGGTGACCAAGGCGCAGAAGAAGGATGGCAAAAAGCGCAAGCGAAGCCGCAAGGAGAGCTACTCGGTCTATGTATACAAGGTACTAAAGCAGGTCCATCCAGATACCGGCATCTCATCCAAGGCCATGGGCATTATGAATTCGTTTGTCAACGACATCTTCGAGCGCATCGCCGGCGAGGCATCGCGCCTGGCGCATTATAATAAGCGGTCGACCATCACATCCAGGGAGATTCAGACAGCCGTGCGGCTGCTGTTGCCCGGGGAGCTAGCCAAGCACGCCGTGTCCGAGGGCACCAAGGCCGTCACTAAGTATACCAGCTCCAAATAA
- the LOC119539092 gene encoding histone H2A type 1 yields MSGRGKQGGKARAKAKTRSSRAGLQFPVGRVHRLLRKGNYAERVGAGAPVYLAAVLEYLTAEILELAGNAARDNKKTRIIPRHLQLAIRNDEELNKLLGKVTIAQGGVLPNIQAVLLPKKTESHHKAKGK; encoded by the coding sequence ATGTCAGGACGTGGAAAGCAGGGCGGTAAGGCTCGAGCCAAGGCCAAAACTCGCTCTTCTCGAGCCGGTCTCCAGTTCCCCGTGGGTCGAGTGCATCGGCTCCTCCGCAAGGGCAACTATGCCGAGCGGGTCGGAGCCGGCGCGCCGGTTTACTTGGCAGCGGTGCTGGAGTACCTGACCGCCGAGATTCTGGAACTGGCGGGTAACGCTGCCCGCGACAACAAGAAGACACGTATCATTCCGCGCCACCTGCAGCTGGCCATCCGCAACGACGAGGAGCTAAATAAGCTACTGGGCAAGGTCACCATCGCGCAGGGTGGCGTCCTGCCTAACATTCAGGCGGTACTGCTGCCCAAGAAGACTGAGAGCCACCACAAGGCCAAGGGCAAGTGA